CGTCGTGCCGTTCTTGTGCGCGGTCTTGGCGACCTTGGTGGCGTTGTCGTAGCCGATGGTGGGCGCCAGTGCCGTCACCAGCATCAGGCTTTCTTCCATCAGCTTCTGGATGCGCGGGCCGTTGGGCTCGATGCCGTTCAGCATCCGCAGGGTGAAGCTGTCGGCCACGTCGCCCAGAAGCTGCATCGACTGCAGCAGGTTGTAGGCCATCATCGGGTTGTAGACGTTCAGCTCGAAGTGGCCCTGCGAACCGGCGAACTTGATTGCCGCGTCGTTGCCCATGACATGCGCCGCGACCTGCGTCATCGCCTCGGCCTGCGTCGGGTTGACCTTGCCCGGCATGATCGAAGAGCCCGGCTCGTTCTCGGGCAGGATCAACTCGCCCAGACCCGAGCGCGGGCCGGATCCGAGGAAGCGGATGTCGTTGGCGATCTTGTACATGGCACCGGCCACGGTCGCGAGCGCGCCCGACATGAAGACCATGGCGTCATGTGCCGCCAGCGCCTCGAACTTGTTGGGCGCTGTGACGAAGGGCAGGCCGGTGATCTCGGCCATATGCGCGGCGACGGCCTCGCCCCAGCCTTCGACCGTATTCAGGCCCGTGCCGACGGCGGTGCCGCCCTGCGCCAGTTCGTAGATCCCGGGCAGGGCCTGCTCGATGCGCTTGATGCCGTTGCGGATCTGCATGGCATAGCCCGAGAACTCCTGCCCCAGCGTCAGCGGGGTGGCGTCCTGCGTGTGGGTGCGGCCGATCTTGATGATGTCCTTGAACTCTTGCGCCTTCGCCTCCAGCCCCTCGGCCAGCACGGTTAGCCCCGGCAGCAGCACGTCGCGGGCCATCATGGCCGCGGCAATGTGCATGGCGGTGGGGAAGGTGTCGTTGGACGACTGGCCCATGTTGCAGTGGTCGTTCGGGTGCACCGGGTCCTTCGATCCGATGGTGCCGCCCAGCATCTCGATCGCGCGGTTGGCGATGACCTCGTTGGCGTTCATGTTCGACTGGGTGCCCGAGCCGGTCTGCCAGACCACCAGCGGGAAGTTGTCGTCGAACTTGCCCGCGATCACCTCTCCGGCGGCGGCGATGATCGCATCGGCCAGCCTGGCGTCCAGTGCGCCGGTGGCCTTGTTCTCCATCGCGCAGGCCTGCTTGATCACACCCAGCGCGCGGACGACGGCCACGGGCTGCTTTTCCCAGCCGATCGGGAAGTTCATGATCGAGCGCTGCGTCTGCGCGCCCCAATACTTGTCAGAGGGAACCTCGAGCGGGCCGAAGCTGTCGGTTTCGGTACGGGTGTCGGTCATGACCTGTCTCCTCGGATGAGTTCGGATCCCGTCATACCCACCCGCCGGGAAA
This region of Ponticoccus alexandrii genomic DNA includes:
- the fumC gene encoding class II fumarate hydratase, with the translated sequence MTDTRTETDSFGPLEVPSDKYWGAQTQRSIMNFPIGWEKQPVAVVRALGVIKQACAMENKATGALDARLADAIIAAAGEVIAGKFDDNFPLVVWQTGSGTQSNMNANEVIANRAIEMLGGTIGSKDPVHPNDHCNMGQSSNDTFPTAMHIAAAMMARDVLLPGLTVLAEGLEAKAQEFKDIIKIGRTHTQDATPLTLGQEFSGYAMQIRNGIKRIEQALPGIYELAQGGTAVGTGLNTVEGWGEAVAAHMAEITGLPFVTAPNKFEALAAHDAMVFMSGALATVAGAMYKIANDIRFLGSGPRSGLGELILPENEPGSSIMPGKVNPTQAEAMTQVAAHVMGNDAAIKFAGSQGHFELNVYNPMMAYNLLQSMQLLGDVADSFTLRMLNGIEPNGPRIQKLMEESLMLVTALAPTIGYDNATKVAKTAHKNGTTLKEEAIALGFVDAETFDRVVRPEEMVGPKPKG